The following coding sequences lie in one Sulfurimonas hongkongensis genomic window:
- the secG gene encoding preprotein translocase subunit SecG, whose protein sequence is MTTSFLLIVQIILVVILVIAVLLQKSSSIGLGAYSGSNESVFGAKGPNSFLAKATFLIGFLFVSNTIALGYMYSASAQSSVVDNMVESTNVEAPSSPTPASQADTSPEAPAVK, encoded by the coding sequence ATGACAACTAGTTTTTTACTCATTGTTCAGATAATTTTAGTTGTAATACTAGTAATAGCTGTACTTCTTCAAAAAAGCTCAAGCATAGGGCTTGGTGCTTATAGTGGCTCAAATGAGTCTGTTTTTGGTGCTAAAGGACCAAACTCTTTTTTAGCTAAAGCTACTTTTCTTATAGGCTTTTTGTTTGTTTCAAACACTATTGCTTTGGGTTATATGTACTCTGCCTCTGCACAAAGTTCTGTAGTTGACAACATGGTAGAGTCTACTAATGTAGAAGCTCCATCATCTCCAACTCCAGCCTCTCAAGCTGACACTTCA
- a CDS encoding metal ABC transporter substrate-binding protein: MRDFRNVIFLLIVAVFLLQMFVLKQDAKLAEEKNQAKPTVALSTFSLYDIAKNISNDTIDLVMILPFGVDAHSFEPTPKLMAKIMQSDIVIYSGAGLEPWTSSFEFKNRVIDMSKHVKLLNSEHGSCNHEEHQHHGGHEEEMDPHYWLDIQNMIDATNLIAGEFSKLSKENEELYRKNAEIYISELQAIDEEYKQRLASCKKETIIVNHNAFSYLSQNYGFEVEALSGLSPDAQSNAQNMLKLIEHVKEHDLKVVFFESFVSDKAMKSIANEANVAVDVLQPLGNITADEAKKDLSYKDIMLENLEKISNALECK; this comes from the coding sequence ATGAGAGATTTTAGAAATGTTATTTTTTTATTAATAGTCGCAGTTTTTTTGCTACAAATGTTTGTTTTAAAGCAAGATGCTAAACTTGCAGAAGAAAAAAACCAAGCAAAACCAACCGTAGCACTAAGCACATTCTCCCTTTATGATATAGCAAAAAATATCTCAAATGACACGATAGACCTTGTTATGATTTTACCTTTTGGAGTAGATGCACATAGTTTTGAACCCACCCCAAAGCTTATGGCAAAGATTATGCAAAGCGATATAGTTATATATAGTGGAGCTGGGCTTGAGCCGTGGACAAGCTCATTTGAGTTTAAAAACAGAGTTATAGATATGAGTAAACATGTAAAACTCTTAAACTCAGAACATGGAAGTTGCAACCATGAAGAGCATCAACACCATGGGGGTCATGAAGAAGAGATGGACCCACACTACTGGTTAGATATACAAAACATGATAGATGCTACAAATCTTATAGCAGGAGAATTTTCTAAACTCTCAAAAGAAAATGAAGAGCTATATAGAAAAAATGCAGAGATTTATATATCTGAACTACAGGCAATAGATGAAGAGTATAAGCAGAGATTAGCATCTTGTAAAAAAGAGACCATTATAGTAAATCACAACGCTTTTTCTTATCTTAGTCAAAACTATGGTTTTGAGGTTGAAGCTCTTAGCGGACTCTCCCCAGATGCACAATCAAATGCACAAAATATGTTAAAGCTAATAGAGCATGTAAAAGAGCATGATCTAAAAGTTGTATTTTTTGAGAGTTTTGTAAGTGATAAAGCGATGAAAAGCATTGCAAATGAAGCAAATGTAGCAGTTGATGTTCTCCAACCTCTAGGAAACATTACAGCAGATGAGGCAAAAAAGGATCTAAGCTACAAAGATATTATGCTTGAAAACTTAGAAAAAATTAGCAACGCTCTTGAGTGCAAATGA
- a CDS encoding metal ABC transporter ATP-binding protein, translating into MKFRLPIFDVKNLYFIVDNQEILSNVSFEIFAQDYIAIIGPNGGGKTTLIRILLGLERETKGEVRIFGKRIKDFKEWQKIGYVPQRASHVDASFPATTEDVVKMGRTSKQKLFSKESQEDKMRVEDAMKKMDVYHLKDKMIGTLSGGQRQRVMCARALASRPEILILDEPNTGVDVSSQQRFYELLRELNTKEKITIVFITHDIGVIADDIARLFTINQKAVICNNPKEALSCEEMSELYGIDAHLLHNHKHEH; encoded by the coding sequence ATGAAGTTTAGACTACCAATCTTTGATGTAAAAAATCTATACTTTATAGTAGATAATCAAGAGATACTCTCTAATGTGTCTTTTGAGATTTTCGCGCAAGACTATATTGCCATCATTGGTCCAAATGGTGGTGGTAAAACTACTCTAATAAGAATTTTACTAGGACTTGAGAGAGAGACAAAAGGCGAAGTGCGAATATTTGGCAAGCGTATAAAAGACTTTAAAGAGTGGCAGAAGATAGGTTATGTTCCACAAAGAGCTAGTCATGTAGATGCATCATTTCCAGCTACAACAGAGGATGTTGTAAAGATGGGCAGAACTTCAAAGCAAAAGCTATTTTCAAAAGAGAGTCAAGAGGATAAGATGAGAGTCGAAGATGCCATGAAAAAAATGGATGTTTACCATCTAAAAGACAAGATGATAGGTACACTTTCAGGTGGACAAAGACAAAGAGTGATGTGTGCTAGAGCTTTGGCATCGAGACCTGAAATACTGATACTAGATGAACCAAATACTGGTGTAGATGTATCTTCTCAACAAAGATTTTATGAACTTCTACGAGAGTTAAACACAAAAGAGAAAATTACTATTGTCTTTATTACTCATGACATTGGAGTTATAGCTGACGATATTGCAAGGCTTTTTACCATTAACCAAAAAGCAGTGATATGTAACAATCCCAAAGAGGCTCTAAGTTGCGAAGAGATGAGCGAGCTTTATGGTATAGATGCACACCTGCTTCATAACCACAAGCATGAGCACTAA
- a CDS encoding metal ABC transporter permease, whose product MLEMFEYEFMQRAFLAGMIIAILASISGTFIVLRRYSMISETLAHSALVGVAVGLVAGFNPLWMAVIVAIISAWLIEYLRYNFALYSDAVLAIFLSGSLAIAVIIVSLGGAFNNSLFSYLFGSILAVSDADLITIFVFGIVCLSLLLIFAKEFYFIAYDEEVAKTSGIRVRLLNFLLVSIAAIIIALSIRVVGSLLIGALMVIPTVSALQYRQGFVKTILISLFFAIFSVASGMTLSFYMSLPSGATIVLSIVVIFIISLVANRR is encoded by the coding sequence ATGTTAGAAATGTTTGAGTATGAATTTATGCAAAGAGCTTTTTTAGCTGGGATGATTATCGCTATCTTAGCATCCATCAGCGGAACCTTTATAGTTTTAAGACGCTACTCCATGATAAGTGAAACTCTAGCACACTCAGCTTTAGTTGGTGTTGCTGTTGGTTTGGTCGCAGGATTTAACCCTCTTTGGATGGCGGTTATTGTCGCTATCATCTCAGCGTGGCTTATAGAGTATCTAAGATATAATTTTGCACTATACTCTGATGCAGTTCTTGCTATATTTTTATCAGGTTCTTTAGCCATCGCTGTTATCATCGTCTCTTTAGGTGGTGCATTTAACAACTCACTTTTTTCATATCTATTTGGTTCCATACTTGCAGTTAGCGACGCAGATCTTATAACTATCTTTGTCTTTGGCATAGTCTGTCTTAGCCTTTTACTCATTTTTGCAAAAGAGTTTTATTTTATAGCTTATGATGAAGAGGTTGCAAAAACAAGTGGCATAAGAGTTAGGCTCTTAAACTTCCTGCTTGTTAGTATCGCAGCCATCATCATAGCGCTCTCCATCAGAGTTGTTGGAAGTTTGCTCATTGGAGCGCTAATGGTTATCCCAACAGTTTCGGCACTTCAGTACAGACAAGGGTTTGTAAAAACCATCTTAATATCTCTGTTTTTTGCCATCTTTAGCGTTGCATCTGGCATGACTCTATCTTTTTATATGTCTTTGCCATCAGGAGCCACTATAGTGCTCTCTATAGTGGTAATTTTTATCATCTCTTTAGTAGCAAATAGACGATGA
- a CDS encoding methyltransferase domain-containing protein — MKISSEFSKNALHYGSYNVIQNRVIKRLFEKLDYQPRKILDLGCGSGAVCRNIDWQYDNFTGVDFALGMLELHPKSKNIECIYGDFNDAALFQNRLEKNYEHIFSASALQWADDLERLFCEIKKLDARLSLAIFSSNTFKTLNKTANLTSILRSVDEIEELQKKYLDAEMEVVQYKLEFESSRDMFKYIKKSGVSASRKVLSYKETKRLMREYPLSYLEFEVVFIYK; from the coding sequence ATGAAAATAAGCTCGGAGTTTTCCAAAAATGCTCTGCACTATGGTTCTTACAATGTTATACAAAACAGAGTCATAAAGAGACTTTTTGAAAAATTAGATTATCAGCCTAGGAAGATTTTGGATTTAGGTTGTGGAAGCGGTGCAGTTTGTCGCAATATTGATTGGCAATATGATAATTTCACAGGTGTAGATTTTGCTCTGGGTATGTTAGAGCTGCATCCAAAATCTAAAAACATAGAGTGTATTTATGGAGATTTTAATGATGCTGCCCTATTTCAAAATAGACTAGAAAAAAACTATGAACACATATTTTCAGCATCAGCTCTTCAGTGGGCAGATGACTTGGAGAGGCTTTTTTGTGAGATAAAAAAGCTAGATGCAAGACTCTCTTTAGCCATCTTTAGTTCAAACACCTTTAAGACGCTAAACAAAACAGCAAATTTAACTTCTATACTAAGAAGTGTAGATGAGATAGAAGAACTTCAAAAAAAATACCTAGATGCAGAGATGGAAGTAGTCCAGTATAAGTTAGAGTTTGAATCCTCAAGAGATATGTTTAAGTATATAAAAAAAAGTGGTGTGAGTGCATCTAGAAAAGTGTTGAGCTATAAAGAGACAAAAAGGCTTATGCGAGAGTATCCTTTAAGCTATTTAGAGTTTGAAGTTGTTTTTATCTATAAGTGA
- a CDS encoding Bax inhibitor-1/YccA family protein has translation MGLYDRDYARGNSFSYESTTRSDSQIISFVKETYKLFAASMMAGAVGAYVGVPLAGTIAAWFIPLFILEIGLLIGLHFVKNKPGINLVVMFAFVFMTGLMLAPLLSHTLGMSGGGTVVGNAFAMTAVVFGAMSFYAIKTTKDFTSYSKPLMIALFVVIGFSVVNLFLGNPMLSVVISGAVVFLFSILVIYDTQNIMRGSYETPIDGAIALYLDFLNIFTALLHLFGIFGSDD, from the coding sequence ATGGGACTTTATGATCGCGATTACGCTAGAGGTAACTCTTTTTCTTACGAGAGTACCACTCGCAGTGATTCTCAAATCATCTCTTTTGTTAAAGAAACATATAAACTATTTGCAGCATCTATGATGGCTGGTGCAGTTGGTGCTTATGTTGGTGTTCCACTAGCTGGAACTATTGCGGCTTGGTTTATACCTCTGTTTATTTTAGAAATCGGACTTCTTATAGGACTTCACTTTGTAAAAAATAAACCTGGAATAAACCTTGTGGTTATGTTTGCATTTGTCTTTATGACAGGTCTTATGTTAGCGCCCCTACTTTCTCATACACTTGGGATGAGTGGTGGTGGAACAGTTGTTGGCAATGCTTTTGCTATGACTGCTGTAGTTTTTGGTGCTATGAGTTTTTACGCTATTAAAACTACAAAAGATTTTACAAGTTATAGTAAACCTTTGATGATTGCTCTTTTTGTTGTTATCGGATTCTCGGTTGTTAACCTATTCTTAGGCAACCCTATGTTAAGCGTTGTCATCTCTGGTGCTGTTGTATTTTTATTTAGCATCTTAGTTATATATGACACTCAAAACATTATGAGAGGTTCTTATGAAACACCTATTGATGGAGCTATTGCACTATACTTAGACTTTTTAAATATCTTTACTGCACTGCTTCACCTCTTTGGTATCTTTGGTAGTGATGACTAA